A stretch of Gossypium hirsutum isolate 1008001.06 chromosome A06, Gossypium_hirsutum_v2.1, whole genome shotgun sequence DNA encodes these proteins:
- the LOC107962745 gene encoding casein kinase 1-like protein 3 isoform X1, whose protein sequence is MERIIGGKFKLGRKIGSGSFGEIYLATHIDTFEIVAVKIENSRTKHPQLLYEAKLYNILQGGSGIPSIKWSGVDGEENVLVLDLLGPSLEDLFVYCGRKFSLKTVLMLADQMITRIEYVHSKGFLHRDIKPDNFLMGLGRKANQVYIIDFGLAKRYRDSITNRHIPYRENKNLTGTARYASCNTHLGIEQSRRDDLESLGYVLLYFLRGSLPWQGLKAATKKQKYDKICEKKVSTPIEVLCKSHPVEFASYFHYCHSLSFDQRPDYGFLKRLFRDLFAREGYEFDYIFDWTIIKYQQAQKSRSQHQLSPIPGGSSSRPLPVDVDNHQGGFSATYSTDIIRSNNAPGQGVRMQFKPATGKNLISDTTIDKNIFDPHTPSSSFAPAGTSKRNGQKSTAPPDAANSGHGQGDKIRSSSSLFSSLHRISSAK, encoded by the exons ATGGAACGAATAATCGGTGGCAAATTCAAGCTCGGCCGTAAGATCGGCAGTGGATCCTTCGGTGAAATTTATCTCG CTACGCATATCGATACTTTTGAGATCGTGGCTGTTAAGATC GAGAACAGTAGAACAAAGCATCCGCAGCTGCTGTACGAAGCCAAATTGTACAATATTCTTCAAGGAGGAA GTGGAATTCCAAGCATAAAATGGTCAGGTGTTGATGGGGAAGAAAATGTACTTGTTCTCGATTTGCTTGGACCGAGTCTAGAAGATCTTTTTGTGTACTGTGGCAGGAAGTTTTCGCTGAAAACTGTCTTAATGTTGGCTGATCAAATG ATTACAAGAATTGAGTATGTTCACTCAAAGGGATTTCTCCATAGAGATATAAAGCCTGATAACTTCCTCATGGGACTTGGTCGCAAAGCAAATCAAGTTTATATAATTGATTTTGGGCTTGCTAAAAGATACCGAGACTCCATAACTAATCGCCACATTCCTTATAG AGAAAACAAGAATTTAACGGGAACTGCACGTTATGCAAGTTGCAACACACATCTTGGAATAG AGCAAAGCCGGCGGGATGATTTGGAGTCACTTGGATACgtacttttatattttcttagaGGAAG CCTTCCATGGCAAGGTTTGAAAGCTGCAACAAAGAAGCagaaatatgataaaatatgtgAGAAGAAGGTGTCCACTCCTATTGAG GTTCTATGTAAGTCTCATCCCGTGGAGTTTGCATCATACTTCCATTATTGTCATTCCTTGTCATTTGATCAACGACCTGATTATGGATTCTTGAAGCGTCTGTTCCGTGATTTATTTGCTCGTGAAG GTTATGAGTTTGACTACATATTTGACTGGACGATCATCAAGTACCAGCAGGCCCAGAAAAGTAGATCTCAGCATCAGTTGTCT CCAATTCCTGGAGGTAGCAGCAGTCGCCCATTACCAGTTGATGTAGATAATCATCAAG GAGGCTTCAGTGCTACTTATTCTACTGACATCATTAGATCAAACAATGCTCCAGGTCAAGGTGTTCGCATGCAATTTAAACCAGCGACAGGAAAGAACTTGATTTCTGATACTACTATTGATAAAAAT ATTTTTGACCCTCACACACCCTCATCTTCATTTGCACCTGCTGGCACCTCAAAAAGAAATGGTCAGAAATCAACAGCGCCCCCTGACGCTGCTAATTCTGGCCATGGACAGGGAGACAAAATCAGATCTTCTAGTAGTTTGTTTTCATCATTGCATCGCATTTCTTCTGCCAAATGA
- the LOC107962746 gene encoding probable lactoylglutathione lyase, chloroplastic isoform X1: MVRIIPMASSIRPSLSSFRFSGGVSTSRFGLSLSPLRLPSHLHFSHLTSTVPQTHFFGLKASKLLKTAGTRVGMPPVGNVVHASMATAQETALEWVKKDKRRMLHVVYRVGDLDRTIKFYTECLGMKLLRKRDIPEERYTNAFLGYGPEDSHFVIELTYNYGVDKYEIGTAFGHFGIAVEDVAKAVELIKAKGGKVTREPGPVKGGSTVIAFIEEPNGYKFELIERGPTPEPLCQVMLCVGDLDHSITFYEKAFGMELLRTRDNPEYKYTIAMMGYGPEDKNAVLELTYNYGVTEYDKGNGYAQIAIGTDDVYKTAEGIKLFGGKIMREPGPLPGINTKITACLDPDGWKTVFVDNIDFLKELE, encoded by the exons ATGGTGAGGATAATTCCCATGGCGTCCTCAATACGACCTTCCCTCTCGTCGTTTAGGTTCTCCGGTGGTGTTTCCACTTCCCGCTTTGGCCTTTCCCTTTCACCCCTTCGCCTTCCTTCTCACCTCCATTTCTCTCATCTTACCAGCA CTGTTCCTCAGACACATTTCTTTGGTTTGAAAGCTTCAAAGCTTTTGAAAACTGCGGGAACCAGGGTAGGGATGCCTCCGGTCGGAAATGTGGTACACGCAAGCATGGCTACTGCCCAGGAAACTGCTCTAGAGTGGGTTAAAAAGGACAAAAGAAGAATGCTCCATGTCGTTTATCGAGTCGGGGATTTAGACAGGACCATCAA ATTCTACACCGAGTGCTTGGGAATGAAACTGTTGAGGAAACGAGACATACCAGAGGAGAGATACACGAATGCTTTTCTTGGATACGGGCCAGAAGATTCTCACTTTGTTATTGAACTAACTTACA ATTATGGAGTTGACAAGTATGAGATTGGAACCgcatttggtcattttggtattgcTGTTGAGGAC GTTGCCAAGGCTGTGGAGCTTATAAAGGCTAAGGGTGGAAAAGTAACCAGAGAACCTGGTCCAGTGAAAGGTGGTTCCACTGTAATTGCATTTATTGAGGAACCTAATGGTTACAAGTTTGAACTGATTGAAAGGGGGCCTACTCCTGAACCTTTGTGCCAAGTAATGCTCTGTGTCGGTGATCTTGATCACTCCATAACTTTTTATGAGAAG GCCTTCGGCATGGAGCTACTTCGCACACGAGATAATCCAGAGTACAAG TATACAATAGCCATGATGGGTTACGGGCCTGAAGATAAAAATGCTGTGCTTGAGTTGACATACAACTATGGGGTCACAGAATATGATAAAGGAAATGGCTATGCTCAG ATTGCAATTGGCACAGATGATGTTTACAAAACTGCAGAGGGAATTAAACTTTTTGGTGGAAAAATCATGCGTGAACCTGGACCATTACCTGGAATTAACACCAAGATCACAGCATGCTTAGATCCTGATGGTTGGAAGACG GTTTTTGTTGATAATATTGATTTCCTCAAGGAATTGGAGTGA
- the LOC107962745 gene encoding casein kinase 1-like protein 3 isoform X2 encodes MERIIGGKFKLGRKIGSGSFGEIYLATHIDTFEIVAVKIENSRTKHPQLLYEAKLYNILQGGSGIPSIKWSGVDGEENVLVLDLLGPSLEDLFVYCGRKFSLKTVLMLADQMITRIEYVHSKGFLHRDIKPDNFLMGLGRKANQVYIIDFGLAKRYRDSITNRHIPYRENKNLTGTARYASCNTHLGIEQSRRDDLESLGYVLLYFLRGSLPWQGLKAATKKQKYDKICEKKVSTPIEVLCKSHPVEFASYFHYCHSLSFDQRPDYGFLKRLFRDLFAREGYEFDYIFDWTIIKYQQAQKSRSQHQLSPIPGGSSSRPLPVDVDNHQGQGVRMQFKPATGKNLISDTTIDKNIFDPHTPSSSFAPAGTSKRNGQKSTAPPDAANSGHGQGDKIRSSSSLFSSLHRISSAK; translated from the exons ATGGAACGAATAATCGGTGGCAAATTCAAGCTCGGCCGTAAGATCGGCAGTGGATCCTTCGGTGAAATTTATCTCG CTACGCATATCGATACTTTTGAGATCGTGGCTGTTAAGATC GAGAACAGTAGAACAAAGCATCCGCAGCTGCTGTACGAAGCCAAATTGTACAATATTCTTCAAGGAGGAA GTGGAATTCCAAGCATAAAATGGTCAGGTGTTGATGGGGAAGAAAATGTACTTGTTCTCGATTTGCTTGGACCGAGTCTAGAAGATCTTTTTGTGTACTGTGGCAGGAAGTTTTCGCTGAAAACTGTCTTAATGTTGGCTGATCAAATG ATTACAAGAATTGAGTATGTTCACTCAAAGGGATTTCTCCATAGAGATATAAAGCCTGATAACTTCCTCATGGGACTTGGTCGCAAAGCAAATCAAGTTTATATAATTGATTTTGGGCTTGCTAAAAGATACCGAGACTCCATAACTAATCGCCACATTCCTTATAG AGAAAACAAGAATTTAACGGGAACTGCACGTTATGCAAGTTGCAACACACATCTTGGAATAG AGCAAAGCCGGCGGGATGATTTGGAGTCACTTGGATACgtacttttatattttcttagaGGAAG CCTTCCATGGCAAGGTTTGAAAGCTGCAACAAAGAAGCagaaatatgataaaatatgtgAGAAGAAGGTGTCCACTCCTATTGAG GTTCTATGTAAGTCTCATCCCGTGGAGTTTGCATCATACTTCCATTATTGTCATTCCTTGTCATTTGATCAACGACCTGATTATGGATTCTTGAAGCGTCTGTTCCGTGATTTATTTGCTCGTGAAG GTTATGAGTTTGACTACATATTTGACTGGACGATCATCAAGTACCAGCAGGCCCAGAAAAGTAGATCTCAGCATCAGTTGTCT CCAATTCCTGGAGGTAGCAGCAGTCGCCCATTACCAGTTGATGTAGATAATCATCAAG GTCAAGGTGTTCGCATGCAATTTAAACCAGCGACAGGAAAGAACTTGATTTCTGATACTACTATTGATAAAAAT ATTTTTGACCCTCACACACCCTCATCTTCATTTGCACCTGCTGGCACCTCAAAAAGAAATGGTCAGAAATCAACAGCGCCCCCTGACGCTGCTAATTCTGGCCATGGACAGGGAGACAAAATCAGATCTTCTAGTAGTTTGTTTTCATCATTGCATCGCATTTCTTCTGCCAAATGA
- the LOC107962746 gene encoding probable lactoylglutathione lyase, chloroplastic isoform X2, whose protein sequence is MVRIIPMASSIRPSLSSFRFSGGVSTSRFGLSLSPLRLPSHLHFSHLTSTSKLLKTAGTRVGMPPVGNVVHASMATAQETALEWVKKDKRRMLHVVYRVGDLDRTIKFYTECLGMKLLRKRDIPEERYTNAFLGYGPEDSHFVIELTYNYGVDKYEIGTAFGHFGIAVEDVAKAVELIKAKGGKVTREPGPVKGGSTVIAFIEEPNGYKFELIERGPTPEPLCQVMLCVGDLDHSITFYEKAFGMELLRTRDNPEYKYTIAMMGYGPEDKNAVLELTYNYGVTEYDKGNGYAQIAIGTDDVYKTAEGIKLFGGKIMREPGPLPGINTKITACLDPDGWKTVFVDNIDFLKELE, encoded by the exons ATGGTGAGGATAATTCCCATGGCGTCCTCAATACGACCTTCCCTCTCGTCGTTTAGGTTCTCCGGTGGTGTTTCCACTTCCCGCTTTGGCCTTTCCCTTTCACCCCTTCGCCTTCCTTCTCACCTCCATTTCTCTCATCTTACCAGCA CTTCAAAGCTTTTGAAAACTGCGGGAACCAGGGTAGGGATGCCTCCGGTCGGAAATGTGGTACACGCAAGCATGGCTACTGCCCAGGAAACTGCTCTAGAGTGGGTTAAAAAGGACAAAAGAAGAATGCTCCATGTCGTTTATCGAGTCGGGGATTTAGACAGGACCATCAA ATTCTACACCGAGTGCTTGGGAATGAAACTGTTGAGGAAACGAGACATACCAGAGGAGAGATACACGAATGCTTTTCTTGGATACGGGCCAGAAGATTCTCACTTTGTTATTGAACTAACTTACA ATTATGGAGTTGACAAGTATGAGATTGGAACCgcatttggtcattttggtattgcTGTTGAGGAC GTTGCCAAGGCTGTGGAGCTTATAAAGGCTAAGGGTGGAAAAGTAACCAGAGAACCTGGTCCAGTGAAAGGTGGTTCCACTGTAATTGCATTTATTGAGGAACCTAATGGTTACAAGTTTGAACTGATTGAAAGGGGGCCTACTCCTGAACCTTTGTGCCAAGTAATGCTCTGTGTCGGTGATCTTGATCACTCCATAACTTTTTATGAGAAG GCCTTCGGCATGGAGCTACTTCGCACACGAGATAATCCAGAGTACAAG TATACAATAGCCATGATGGGTTACGGGCCTGAAGATAAAAATGCTGTGCTTGAGTTGACATACAACTATGGGGTCACAGAATATGATAAAGGAAATGGCTATGCTCAG ATTGCAATTGGCACAGATGATGTTTACAAAACTGCAGAGGGAATTAAACTTTTTGGTGGAAAAATCATGCGTGAACCTGGACCATTACCTGGAATTAACACCAAGATCACAGCATGCTTAGATCCTGATGGTTGGAAGACG GTTTTTGTTGATAATATTGATTTCCTCAAGGAATTGGAGTGA